A window from Lactiplantibacillus pentosus encodes these proteins:
- a CDS encoding type I-E CRISPR-associated protein Cse1/CasA: MEKTFNLTTEPWIEVIDAQTNQQVSVSLIELFQNAQNYRQLAGDMRTQDLAVLRLLLAILTTVYTRYDADNQGYEWLTIADDFKVVSVDEDYDSDEIHDDLKKTWQDLYEGGQFTTIVTDYLKQYANRFDLFGDQPFYQVTASEYDAVVPENKSVAHGQKTGKPTGLVAIRQMNRRISESGNSVALFAPKVNETKNDLTHAELARWLIMYQNYTGVTDKTKIKSDETFSNGAGWLYQLNPVYANGRSLFEILMLNLLLVPMDEDVRYPVQRPVWEYTGLADYLKERRRKLVPDNLAALYTTWSRLLHIEWDDQQRPLIFTAGIPMFDNVGALIEPMTLWRQDKKTSQFKPAVASIKYTGKAMWRNFGQYVNVNRRDDIHEAGIVTWLHYLKAQGLVPDDQQLWLASTALLSDGNMSSQMPATEVYDDMQIQADVLFDESSADYWPVRIEDAINITQKIGDGYYHFAATIGQIRNIDAKQFGQRHSAQFYAELNRPFKAWLASLTGNDDREAKINEWKQTLQTITLQAANTMMATSSSRDVRGIVDHDKNNVPRQINVFTANNQLRRLVFTQLKGKQVKVADEK, from the coding sequence GTGGAAAAAACGTTTAATCTGACAACTGAGCCGTGGATTGAAGTCATCGACGCACAGACGAACCAACAGGTATCAGTCTCATTAATTGAATTATTTCAAAATGCACAAAATTATCGCCAGTTAGCCGGTGACATGCGGACACAAGATTTAGCTGTGTTAAGGCTGTTGCTCGCAATTTTAACGACCGTTTATACCCGGTACGATGCGGATAACCAAGGGTATGAGTGGCTGACTATAGCTGATGATTTTAAAGTGGTGAGTGTCGATGAGGACTACGATTCTGATGAGATTCACGATGATTTGAAAAAGACCTGGCAGGACTTGTATGAAGGTGGTCAGTTTACAACAATCGTGACTGATTATCTAAAACAGTATGCCAACCGATTTGATTTGTTTGGTGACCAACCATTTTATCAAGTGACGGCTTCGGAATATGACGCTGTCGTGCCTGAAAACAAGAGCGTTGCGCATGGTCAAAAAACGGGGAAGCCGACTGGACTAGTGGCTATCCGCCAAATGAATCGACGGATTTCCGAGAGTGGCAATTCGGTGGCATTATTCGCGCCGAAAGTCAACGAAACCAAGAATGACTTGACGCACGCTGAGCTAGCTCGGTGGTTGATTATGTATCAAAATTATACTGGTGTGACCGATAAGACAAAAATCAAGAGTGACGAGACCTTCTCTAACGGCGCGGGGTGGCTATATCAGCTTAATCCCGTCTATGCGAATGGCCGGTCACTATTCGAAATTTTGATGCTGAACTTGCTCTTAGTGCCAATGGATGAAGATGTGCGGTATCCCGTTCAACGGCCCGTATGGGAGTACACAGGTCTGGCTGACTACCTCAAGGAACGTCGACGAAAACTAGTGCCAGATAATCTTGCGGCACTTTACACCACGTGGTCACGGTTACTGCATATCGAATGGGATGATCAACAGCGACCGCTGATTTTTACTGCGGGCATTCCAATGTTCGATAACGTGGGCGCGCTGATTGAGCCGATGACCTTGTGGCGGCAAGATAAGAAGACCAGCCAGTTCAAGCCGGCGGTCGCTAGTATTAAGTACACAGGTAAAGCCATGTGGCGCAACTTTGGTCAGTATGTCAATGTTAATCGTCGTGATGATATTCATGAGGCTGGCATTGTCACTTGGCTACATTATTTGAAGGCACAAGGATTGGTGCCGGATGACCAACAATTATGGTTAGCTTCCACGGCGTTACTGAGCGATGGCAACATGTCGTCACAGATGCCTGCCACTGAGGTTTATGACGACATGCAGATTCAAGCCGACGTGTTGTTTGATGAGTCCTCCGCGGATTACTGGCCAGTTCGAATTGAAGATGCCATCAATATCACGCAAAAAATCGGTGACGGCTATTATCACTTTGCCGCAACAATCGGTCAGATTCGGAACATTGATGCCAAACAATTTGGGCAACGCCATAGTGCACAATTTTACGCCGAACTAAATCGGCCGTTTAAGGCATGGTTGGCGAGTCTCACTGGAAATGACGACCGGGAAGCCAAGATCAATGAATGGAAACAAACGTTACAAACAATCACGCTGCAGGCAGCAAATACGATGATGGCGACGAGTTCGTCACGTGATGTGCGCGGAATTGTTGATCATGATAAGAATAATGTGCCCCGGCAGATCAATGTTTTTACGGCTAATAATCAGCTACGACGACTGGTCTTTACACAGTTGAAAGGAAAGCAG